A single Elaeis guineensis isolate ETL-2024a chromosome 15, EG11, whole genome shotgun sequence DNA region contains:
- the LOC105058174 gene encoding uncharacterized protein: MACFQLAGPGLSPAIALRTGRVPCRLSGHGALTLRCRLQENDSDSNGEEPPESLFMKELRRRGMTPTSLLEESNRESSYELGEEESGASGRSRGQMKRNGVASVEFEKEISDQRKRSMALNSEGIKGLIPRAKLLLSIGGTFFLGFQPLILITITLFAALYYYFGPSFVHDASKMPVSPPYIDPYTLLEDESLSQVAPHVN; encoded by the exons ATGGCTTGCTTCCAGCTCGCCGGACCTGGCCTCTCGCCGGCCATCGCCCTCCGGACCGGCCGCGTGCCCTGCCGCCTTTCCGGCCACGGTGCCCTTACCCTCCGCTGTCGCCTCCAGGAGAACGACAGCGACTCTAATG GGGAGGAGCCGCCGGAGTCTCTTTTCATGAAGGAGCTGAGGAGGAGAGGGATGACGCCAACGTCGTTGTTGGAGGAGAGCAACAGGGAGTCTTCGTACGAATTGGGGGAGGAGGAGAGTGGCGCCAGCGGGAGGAGCAGGGGTCAGATGAAGAGGAACGGGGTGGCATCGGTGGAGTTCGAGAAAGAGATATCAGACCAGAGGAAGCGTTCCATGGCGTTGAACAGCGAGGGCATTAAG ggtTTGATTCCACGGGCAAAACTGCTTCTAAGTATTGGAGGCACGTTCTTTTTGGGTTTTCAGCCTCTGATTCTGATTACTATCACACTTTTTGCAGCACTTTACTAT TACTTTGGGCCAAGTTTTGTGCACGATGCCAGCAAGATGCCAGTATCACCACCGTATATAGATCCATATACACTTCTGGAAGACGAAAGTCTATCTCAAGTGGCTCCACATGTGAACTGA
- the LOC105058172 gene encoding probable inactive poly [ADP-ribose] polymerase SRO3 isoform X2 has protein sequence MKLTNPGFSIPIARKEASPIADLTARIVDSNGNELASKKSSPSGIENCQPGASSLQRSNFSPDPSSCTGLNQDFKNFRKSSTPSRFLFFCDDSWTDFPYEVFNILRAGFVAGTAILEVTVDNCSYIFDFQRMIQIDMRTGISNSIAWIDINGQCFFPRVVVDRQRNIIIDKRPSDCNNSLKRKRDEFEMIEEHSDESPEPSNAATFDRPRWTGVEVLGDGDRYYKVVEKLFLDGMRKFAPETVITSIHKCLHSSPSGNSRLKAFQIQMQMTKANRGDDNVKFGWYGTSARDVAAVISHGFGQPNNSTLGSDACGVGIHLSPPHSPFASSLLSEVDANGERHVILCRVIMGRSEKVEAGSLQFHPSSEDFDSGVDDLENPKWYILWSTCMNTRILPEYVVSFKSSKQSQDMGRSLSSSQRQDIEISYDHYKAGKMSKDTFIKHLRSTAGDKLLASIIRRIRGY, from the exons ATGAAGCTGACAAACCCTGGCTTCTCGATCCCTATAGCGAGAAAGGAAGCCTCTCCAATAGCAGACCTCACGGCCAGAATAGTTGATTCCAACGGGAACGAGCTGGCTTCGAAGAAAAGCTCCCCTAGTGGCATCGAGAATTGCCAACCCGGCGCATCTTCGCTCCAAAGGTCAAATTTTTCACCTGATCCCTCCTCTTGCACTGGTCTGAATCAAGATTTCAAGAACTTCAGGAAGAGCAGCACTCCTTCCAGGTTCCTCTTCTTCTGCGACGACTCATGGACCGACTTCCCTTACGAAGTGTTCAATATTTTGAGAGCTGGTTTCGTCGCCGGCACGGCCATTTTAGAGGTCACTGTTGATAATTGTTCATATATTTTTGACTTCCAACGTATGATTCAGATTGATATGCGAACAggaatttcaaattctattgcTTGGATTGATATCAACGGGCAATGCTTTTTCCCAAGAGTAGTCGTGGATAGGCAGAGAAATATAATAATCGATAAGCGACCATCAGATTGTAATAACTCTcttaagagaaagagagatgagtttgagatgatcgaagaacACTCCGACGAGAGTCCTGAGCCCTCCAACGCTGCAACTTTCGACAGGCCGAGATGGACGGGAGTTGAAGTGCTGGGAGATGGAGATAGATATTACAAGGTGGTGGAGAAGTTATTTCTGGATGGAATGAGAAAATTTGCTCCAGAGACGGTCATCACTTCGATCCACAAATGCTTGCATTCCAGCCCCTCAGGGAATTCCAGACTTAAAGCTTTTCAGATACAGATGCAGATGACGAAGGCCAATCGGGGCGATGACAATGTGAAATTTGGTTGGTATGGAACGTCGGCAAGGGATGTCGCCGCCGTCATTTCTCATGGTTTCGGGCAGCCTAACAACAGCACCTTAGGTTCTGATGCTTGTGGTGTTGGCATCCACCTCTCCCCACCACATTCTCCATTCGCAAG TTCTTTGTTGTCTGAAGTGGATGCTAATGGCGAGAGGCACGTAATATTATGCCGGGTGATCATGGGAAGGTCTGAGAAAGTTGAGGCAGGCTCCCTCCAGTTTCATCCTAGCAGCGAGGACTTCGACAGTGGCGTCGATGATCTCGAGAACCCGAAATGGTATATTCTGTGGAGTACTTGCATGAATACTCGCATTCTTCCTGAGTATGTTGTGAGTTTCAAATCCTCGAAGCAATCTCAAG ATATGGGAAGATCTCTTTCATCCTCACAAAGACAAGATATagagatatcctatgatcattacAAG gcAGGAAAGATGAGCAAAGACACCTTTATCAAGCACCTGAGGTCCACCGCTGGTGACAAGCTATTAGCTTCCATAATCAGAAGAATCCGAGGATACTGA
- the LOC105058172 gene encoding probable inactive poly [ADP-ribose] polymerase SRO3 isoform X1 produces MKLTNPGFSIPIARKEASPIADLTARIVDSNGNELASKKSSPSGIENCQPGASSLQRSNFSPDPSSCTGLNQDFKNFRKSSTPSRFLFFCDDSWTDFPYEVFNILRAGFVAGTAILEVTVDNCSYIFDFQRMIQIDMRTGISNSIAWIDINGQCFFPRVVVDRQRNIIIDKRPSDCNNSLKRKRDEFEMIEEHSDESPEPSNAATFDRPRWTGVEVLGDGDRYYKVVEKLFLDGMRKFAPETVITSIHKCLHSSPSGNSRLKAFQIQMQMTKANRGDDNVKFGWYGTSARDVAAVISHGFGQPNNSTLGSDACGVGIHLSPPHSPFASSLLSEVDANGERHVILCRVIMGRSEKVEAGSLQFHPSSEDFDSGVDDLENPKWYILWSTCMNTRILPEYVVSFKSSKQSQDPGRIMNPSKKPSLTSLSFQKLFADMGRSLSSSQRQDIEISYDHYKAGKMSKDTFIKHLRSTAGDKLLASIIRRIRGY; encoded by the exons ATGAAGCTGACAAACCCTGGCTTCTCGATCCCTATAGCGAGAAAGGAAGCCTCTCCAATAGCAGACCTCACGGCCAGAATAGTTGATTCCAACGGGAACGAGCTGGCTTCGAAGAAAAGCTCCCCTAGTGGCATCGAGAATTGCCAACCCGGCGCATCTTCGCTCCAAAGGTCAAATTTTTCACCTGATCCCTCCTCTTGCACTGGTCTGAATCAAGATTTCAAGAACTTCAGGAAGAGCAGCACTCCTTCCAGGTTCCTCTTCTTCTGCGACGACTCATGGACCGACTTCCCTTACGAAGTGTTCAATATTTTGAGAGCTGGTTTCGTCGCCGGCACGGCCATTTTAGAGGTCACTGTTGATAATTGTTCATATATTTTTGACTTCCAACGTATGATTCAGATTGATATGCGAACAggaatttcaaattctattgcTTGGATTGATATCAACGGGCAATGCTTTTTCCCAAGAGTAGTCGTGGATAGGCAGAGAAATATAATAATCGATAAGCGACCATCAGATTGTAATAACTCTcttaagagaaagagagatgagtttgagatgatcgaagaacACTCCGACGAGAGTCCTGAGCCCTCCAACGCTGCAACTTTCGACAGGCCGAGATGGACGGGAGTTGAAGTGCTGGGAGATGGAGATAGATATTACAAGGTGGTGGAGAAGTTATTTCTGGATGGAATGAGAAAATTTGCTCCAGAGACGGTCATCACTTCGATCCACAAATGCTTGCATTCCAGCCCCTCAGGGAATTCCAGACTTAAAGCTTTTCAGATACAGATGCAGATGACGAAGGCCAATCGGGGCGATGACAATGTGAAATTTGGTTGGTATGGAACGTCGGCAAGGGATGTCGCCGCCGTCATTTCTCATGGTTTCGGGCAGCCTAACAACAGCACCTTAGGTTCTGATGCTTGTGGTGTTGGCATCCACCTCTCCCCACCACATTCTCCATTCGCAAG TTCTTTGTTGTCTGAAGTGGATGCTAATGGCGAGAGGCACGTAATATTATGCCGGGTGATCATGGGAAGGTCTGAGAAAGTTGAGGCAGGCTCCCTCCAGTTTCATCCTAGCAGCGAGGACTTCGACAGTGGCGTCGATGATCTCGAGAACCCGAAATGGTATATTCTGTGGAGTACTTGCATGAATACTCGCATTCTTCCTGAGTATGTTGTGAGTTTCAAATCCTCGAAGCAATCTCAAG ATCCAGGGAGAATCATGAATCCATCAAAGAAACCTTCTTTAACAAGTCTGTCGTTCCAAAAACTATTTGCAGATATGGGAAGATCTCTTTCATCCTCACAAAGACAAGATATagagatatcctatgatcattacAAG gcAGGAAAGATGAGCAAAGACACCTTTATCAAGCACCTGAGGTCCACCGCTGGTGACAAGCTATTAGCTTCCATAATCAGAAGAATCCGAGGATACTGA